A genome region from Pseudomonas pergaminensis includes the following:
- a CDS encoding DNA topoisomerase III yields MRLYLCEKPSQAKDIAAVLGASRRGDGCWLGNGVTVTWCIGHLLETAPPDAYDAKYKRWVLADLPIVPEKWKMRVKPKTASQFKAVKRLLGEAQELVIATDADREGEMIARELVEHCRYRGPIQRLWLSALDDASIRKALAALKPGAETFSLYHSALGRSRADWLIGMNMSRLFTLLGRQSGYQGVLPVGRVQTPTLRLVVDRDRSIADFVPVAYWAIDVDLRHERMTFTAQWRAAEDACDDQGRCLNPQLARDAADAMANAATARLVKLRTERMREVAPLPFDLGTLQEICSKKLGLGAQETLDIAQSLYETHKAITYPRSDCGYLPLSQHSDAPTILAALGRADAAVNELMPHIDPQRRSRAWNDAKVSAHHGIIPTGAGKDVGQLTGKHRAVYTLIRARYLAQFLPNHEYDRTQADFECAGQALRAVGKVVIEPGWKRALPEALAPAKGREAPAPQALPTLAQGQDYAVAKVNLKDLWTQPPKPFTEGDLIKAMKNVAKLVEDPLLKQKLKDTTGIGTEATRAGIIQGLLDRGYLVKNGKALSATPAAFSLIDAVPRAIADPGTTAIWEQALDMVQSGEMSLEEFVAKQAAWMSKQVARCNGMRMTITGPASPAGRGATPWKNKRKSAPRKTAASPKRAKKPTNAG; encoded by the coding sequence ATGCGGCTGTACCTCTGTGAAAAACCCTCCCAGGCCAAAGATATCGCGGCCGTGCTCGGTGCCAGCCGCCGTGGCGACGGGTGCTGGCTGGGCAACGGGGTCACGGTCACCTGGTGCATCGGCCACCTGCTCGAAACCGCCCCACCCGACGCCTACGACGCCAAGTACAAACGCTGGGTGCTGGCCGACCTGCCCATCGTCCCGGAAAAATGGAAGATGCGCGTCAAGCCCAAGACCGCCAGCCAGTTCAAGGCGGTCAAGCGTTTGCTGGGAGAAGCCCAAGAATTGGTGATCGCCACCGACGCCGATCGCGAAGGCGAGATGATCGCCCGCGAGCTGGTGGAACATTGCCGCTATCGCGGGCCGATCCAGCGTCTGTGGCTGTCGGCCCTCGACGACGCCTCCATTCGCAAGGCCCTGGCGGCCCTCAAGCCCGGCGCCGAGACCTTCAGCCTGTATCACTCGGCCCTGGGCCGTTCCCGCGCCGACTGGCTTATCGGCATGAACATGAGTCGTTTGTTTACCTTGTTGGGGCGCCAATCCGGTTACCAAGGCGTCTTGCCCGTGGGACGGGTGCAAACGCCTACCTTGCGCCTGGTGGTGGACCGCGACCGCAGCATTGCCGATTTTGTGCCGGTGGCGTACTGGGCGATCGATGTCGACTTGCGCCACGAACGCATGACGTTCACCGCCCAGTGGCGCGCGGCCGAGGATGCCTGTGATGACCAGGGCCGGTGCCTCAACCCGCAACTGGCACGAGACGCAGCCGATGCCATGGCCAATGCCGCCACCGCACGGCTGGTGAAACTGCGTACCGAGCGCATGCGCGAAGTCGCTCCCCTGCCCTTTGACCTGGGCACCCTGCAGGAAATCTGCTCGAAGAAACTGGGGCTCGGCGCGCAGGAAACCCTGGATATCGCCCAATCGCTGTATGAAACCCACAAAGCCATCACCTACCCGCGCAGCGATTGCGGCTACCTGCCACTGAGCCAGCACAGTGACGCGCCGACGATTCTTGCTGCGCTGGGGCGCGCTGATGCAGCCGTAAACGAGCTGATGCCACATATCGACCCGCAACGCCGCTCACGGGCGTGGAACGATGCCAAGGTCAGCGCCCACCACGGCATCATCCCTACCGGCGCCGGCAAGGATGTCGGGCAACTCACCGGTAAGCATCGTGCGGTCTACACCCTGATTCGTGCGCGCTACCTGGCGCAATTCCTGCCCAACCATGAATACGATCGCACCCAGGCAGATTTTGAGTGTGCAGGCCAAGCGTTACGCGCGGTGGGCAAGGTAGTGATCGAGCCAGGCTGGAAACGCGCCTTGCCCGAAGCCCTGGCGCCGGCCAAGGGGCGCGAAGCCCCCGCCCCCCAGGCGCTGCCGACATTAGCGCAGGGCCAGGACTACGCGGTGGCCAAGGTCAACCTCAAGGACCTGTGGACCCAACCGCCCAAGCCCTTTACCGAAGGCGACCTGATCAAGGCCATGAAGAACGTCGCCAAGCTGGTGGAAGACCCGCTGCTCAAGCAAAAGCTCAAGGACACCACCGGCATCGGCACCGAAGCCACTCGCGCCGGCATTATCCAGGGCCTGCTGGACCGTGGTTACTTGGTAAAGAACGGCAAGGCACTGTCGGCCACACCGGCGGCATTCAGCCTGATCGACGCGGTGCCCCGTGCCATCGCCGACCCCGGTACCACCGCAATCTGGGAGCAGGCCCTGGACATGGTGCAAAGTGGCGAAATGAGCCTGGAAGAATTCGTCGCCAAACAGGCGGCCTGGATGAGCAAGCAAGTGGCGCGCTGCAATGGCATGCGCATGACCATCACCGGCCCCGCCAGCCCGGCAGGTCGAGGTGCCACGCCGTGGAAAAACAAACGTAAAAGCGCGCCACGCAAAACGGCAGCCAGCCCCAAGCGCGCTAAAAAGCCGACAAATGCTGGGTAA
- a CDS encoding DUF4349 domain-containing protein produces MRHPDGKSLALRAPLLTLLAGLALVGCSPSDHSPARVINGEQSRAGAQLAYEHELSLALPGALLSPRMQATREACETARFGACNILGITENDSGGQIILRIAPTGVEPMVTMAAEGGKLGQRITTAEDLADAVADVRRRQDRLQAQQQRLDELAKRKDITVSDLIALSKEQAGIENELQELAQVAAGQQRRLDTNRVTLNFRSSDGANQQSRFSRMFSSLGDNLVDGTADALERSAYVLPFVILAFPVVWLWVWLWRRFVVKSRPVVSGLAPRWGAKPPQNEPQSDT; encoded by the coding sequence ATGCGCCACCCGGACGGCAAATCCCTCGCACTTCGTGCCCCTCTTTTGACACTGCTGGCCGGCTTGGCCCTGGTTGGCTGCTCGCCCAGTGACCACTCGCCCGCACGGGTGATCAACGGCGAACAAAGCCGTGCCGGCGCGCAATTGGCCTACGAACACGAACTGAGCCTGGCCCTTCCCGGCGCCTTGCTTTCACCGCGCATGCAGGCCACTCGCGAAGCCTGCGAAACCGCGCGTTTTGGTGCCTGCAATATTCTCGGCATCACCGAAAACGACAGCGGCGGCCAGATCATCCTGCGCATCGCGCCGACCGGCGTGGAGCCGATGGTCACGATGGCCGCTGAAGGTGGCAAACTCGGCCAGCGCATCACCACCGCCGAAGACCTGGCCGATGCCGTTGCCGATGTGCGCCGTCGCCAGGACCGTCTGCAAGCCCAGCAGCAACGCCTCGACGAACTGGCCAAACGCAAGGACATCACCGTCAGTGACCTGATTGCCTTAAGCAAGGAACAGGCGGGCATTGAAAACGAGCTGCAGGAACTGGCACAGGTTGCCGCCGGCCAGCAACGCCGCCTCGATACCAATCGTGTGACCCTGAACTTCCGCTCCTCCGATGGTGCAAACCAGCAGTCGAGGTTCAGCCGCATGTTCAGCAGCTTGGGCGACAACCTGGTGGACGGCACTGCCGACGCCCTGGAGCGGTCGGCCTATGTACTGCCGTTCGTGATCCTGGCGTTTCCGGTGGTGTGGTTGTGGGTGTGGCTGTGGCGCCGCTTTGTTGTGAAGAGCCGCCCTGTGGTGAGCGGGCTTGCCCCGCGCTGGGGTGCGAAGCCCCCCCAGAATGAGCCGCAGAGTGACACCTGA
- a CDS encoding CBS domain-containing protein, whose product MKTVAQVLKAKDQKNQDVHTIKHDHTVFEALVRMSEKNVGALPVVQDGVVVGIISERDYARKIMLKGLSSVTTKVHEVMSSPVITVDTHKKVDECMNIMTDSHLRHLPVVEDGKLLGLLSIGDLVKEAIADQADLIKQLEQYIRGE is encoded by the coding sequence ATGAAAACCGTTGCACAAGTGCTCAAAGCCAAGGACCAGAAAAACCAGGACGTCCATACCATCAAGCACGACCATACCGTGTTTGAAGCACTGGTCCGGATGTCGGAGAAAAACGTCGGGGCCTTGCCGGTCGTCCAGGATGGCGTGGTGGTGGGCATCATCAGCGAACGAGATTACGCACGCAAAATCATGCTCAAGGGGCTGTCATCAGTCACCACCAAGGTCCATGAGGTAATGAGCTCTCCAGTCATCACCGTCGACACCCATAAAAAAGTCGATGAGTGCATGAACATCATGACCGACAGTCACCTGCGCCACCTGCCCGTGGTCGAAGACGGCAAACTGCTGGGCCTGCTGTCCATCGGCGACCTGGTGAAAGAAGCCATTGCCGACCAGGCAGACCTGATCAAACAACTGGAGCAGTACATCCGCGGCGAATAG
- a CDS encoding MFS transporter, which yields MSEHAQPLGSAVNTVITRNDSKKVIFASSLGTVFEWYDFFLYGALAAVISKQFFAGVNDTTAFIFALMAFAAGFVVRPFGALVFGRLGDMIGRKYTFLVTIILMGVATFCVGLLPTYASIGIAAPIILIVLRMLQGLALGGEYGGAATYVAEHAPAGKRGFHTSWIQSTATLGLLLSLLVVLACRYFTGDQFEVWGWRIPFLFSIVLLGISTWIRMSLHESPAFLKMKEEGKSSKSPIRDSFGKWENLKIVLIALFSINGGQAVTFYAAQFYVLFFLTQFLKMDPALANMLLIISVVIGAPFFIFFGWLSDKVGRKPVLMLGLLLATALYFPIFKSLAHYTNPAMDQASHQAPITVLADPATCTFQFDPVGKAKFDSPCDKVKTFLVKQGLPYSSASAPAGSPVQVSVGDVRIDGFDEKALRGAVTLAGYPSSADVAQVNKTMVVVLIVALILIAAMCYGPLAALMVELFPTRIRYTSMSLPYHIGNGWFGGFLPTVSFALVVYTGDIFYGLWYPVVVTGVSLIVGMFCLKETRHVDIDNN from the coding sequence ATGTCAGAACATGCTCAACCCCTGGGTTCGGCGGTCAACACCGTCATCACCCGCAACGACTCAAAGAAGGTCATCTTCGCCTCGTCCCTGGGGACGGTGTTCGAGTGGTATGACTTTTTCCTCTACGGCGCCCTGGCGGCGGTGATCAGCAAGCAGTTCTTTGCCGGGGTCAACGACACCACGGCGTTCATCTTTGCCTTGATGGCCTTTGCGGCCGGCTTTGTAGTGCGGCCGTTCGGCGCGCTGGTGTTTGGCCGGCTGGGCGACATGATCGGGCGCAAATACACCTTCCTCGTCACTATCATCTTGATGGGCGTGGCGACTTTCTGTGTCGGGCTGTTGCCGACCTACGCCAGCATCGGCATTGCCGCGCCGATCATCCTGATCGTGCTGCGCATGCTGCAAGGCCTGGCGCTGGGCGGTGAATACGGCGGCGCGGCCACCTATGTGGCGGAGCATGCGCCAGCGGGCAAGCGTGGGTTCCACACCAGTTGGATTCAGTCCACCGCGACCCTCGGCCTGCTGCTGTCGTTGCTGGTGGTGCTGGCCTGCCGTTACTTCACCGGTGACCAGTTCGAAGTCTGGGGCTGGCGCATTCCGTTCCTGTTCTCCATCGTGCTGCTGGGTATTTCCACCTGGATTCGCATGAGCCTGCATGAGTCGCCGGCGTTCCTGAAAATGAAAGAGGAAGGCAAGTCCAGCAAGTCGCCGATCCGCGATTCGTTTGGTAAATGGGAAAACCTCAAGATCGTGCTGATCGCCCTGTTCAGCATCAACGGCGGCCAGGCGGTGACCTTCTACGCGGCGCAGTTCTATGTGCTGTTCTTCCTCACCCAGTTCCTGAAAATGGACCCGGCCCTCGCCAACATGCTGCTGATCATCAGCGTGGTCATTGGCGCGCCGTTCTTCATCTTCTTCGGCTGGCTGTCGGACAAGGTGGGCCGCAAGCCGGTGCTGATGCTCGGCCTGCTGCTGGCGACCGCGCTGTACTTCCCGATCTTCAAGAGCCTGGCGCACTACACCAACCCGGCGATGGACCAAGCCAGTCACCAGGCCCCGATCACCGTATTGGCCGACCCGGCGACCTGCACCTTCCAGTTCGACCCGGTGGGCAAGGCCAAATTCGACAGCCCGTGCGACAAGGTCAAGACCTTCCTGGTCAAGCAAGGCCTGCCTTACAGCAGCGCCTCCGCACCGGCCGGCAGCCCGGTGCAAGTGAGTGTGGGCGACGTGCGTATCGACGGGTTCGACGAAAAAGCCCTGCGTGGCGCCGTGACCCTGGCCGGCTACCCGTCTTCGGCGGATGTGGCGCAGGTCAACAAGACCATGGTGGTGGTGCTGATCGTGGCGCTGATCCTGATTGCCGCCATGTGCTACGGCCCGCTGGCGGCGCTGATGGTCGAACTGTTCCCGACGCGCATCCGCTACACCTCGATGTCCCTGCCCTACCACATCGGTAACGGCTGGTTTGGCGGGTTCCTGCCGACCGTGTCGTTTGCCCTGGTGGTGTACACCGGCGATATCTTCTACGGCCTGTGGTACCCGGTGGTAGTGACCGGGGTAAGCCTGATCGTGGGGATGTTCTGCCTGAAAGAAACACGGCACGTGGATATCGATAACAACTGA
- a CDS encoding NAD-dependent protein deacetylase, which translates to MLDTLEHQEDHLDTLQRAMAGRRFVVLTGAGISTSSGIPDYRDSEGVRRGKAPMMYQEFLATPQARRRYWARAMLGWPRVRIAQPNPAHLALATLQQRGRISGLITQNVDTLHDQAGSHDVIELHGSLHRVLCLDCQLRSERGVIQRQMEIDNPYLAQVHAVQAPDGDTLLDPAFEEHFQVPRCPHCNGERLKPDVVFFGENVAPATAAWAMNAVEHAEGLLVVGSSLMAYSAFRLCKAMVERGKPVIAINLGKTRGDELLQVKIEASCERLLPLLTDRLQ; encoded by the coding sequence ATGCTCGATACGCTGGAACATCAAGAAGACCACCTCGACACCCTGCAACGGGCCATGGCCGGACGGCGCTTCGTGGTGCTGACCGGTGCGGGGATCAGCACATCCTCGGGCATTCCCGATTACCGCGACAGTGAAGGCGTGCGTCGTGGCAAGGCGCCAATGATGTACCAGGAATTCCTCGCCACCCCGCAGGCACGGCGCCGTTACTGGGCCCGGGCAATGCTGGGGTGGCCGAGGGTACGCATCGCGCAACCGAACCCGGCGCACCTGGCGCTGGCGACGTTGCAACAACGTGGGCGTATCAGCGGGCTGATCACGCAAAACGTCGACACCCTGCATGACCAGGCCGGCAGCCATGATGTGATCGAACTGCACGGCAGCCTGCACCGGGTGCTGTGCCTGGACTGCCAACTGCGCAGCGAGCGCGGTGTGATCCAGCGGCAGATGGAAATCGACAACCCCTACCTGGCGCAGGTGCATGCGGTGCAGGCACCGGATGGCGATACCTTGCTCGACCCTGCGTTTGAAGAACATTTTCAGGTTCCCCGCTGCCCCCATTGCAATGGCGAGCGCTTGAAGCCCGACGTAGTGTTTTTTGGCGAGAACGTAGCGCCGGCGACAGCCGCCTGGGCAATGAACGCGGTTGAGCATGCCGAGGGGTTGCTGGTGGTGGGCTCATCGCTGATGGCTTATTCGGCGTTTCGCCTGTGCAAAGCCATGGTCGAACGGGGCAAGCCCGTGATTGCCATCAACCTGGGCAAGACCCGCGGGGATGAGCTGTTGCAAGTGAAGATCGAGGCGTCGTGCGAGCGACTGTTGCCGCTGTTGACCGATCGTTTGCAATAA
- a CDS encoding acetyl-CoA C-acetyltransferase, translated as MQDVVIVAATRTAVGSFQGSLANIPAPELGAAVIRRLLEQTGLDPAEVDEVILGQVLTAGSGQNPARQASILAGLPHAVPSLTLNKVCGSGLKALHLGAQAIRCGDAEVIIAGGMENMSLAPYVLPAARTGLRMGHAKMVDSMITDGLWDAFNDYHMGITAENLVDKYGISREAQDAFAAASQQKAAAAIEAGRFVDEITPILIPQRKGDPVAFAVDEQPRAGTTAESLAKLKPAFKKDGSVTAGNASSLNDGAAAVLLMSADKAKTLGLPVLARIASYANAGVDPAIMGIGPVSATRRCLDKAGWSLGDLDLIEANEAFAAQSLAVGKELEWDADKVNVNGGAIAIGHPIGASGCRVLVTLLHEMIKRDAKKGLATLCIGGGQGVALALERN; from the coding sequence ATGCAAGACGTCGTGATTGTTGCTGCCACCCGCACCGCCGTGGGCAGCTTCCAGGGTTCGCTGGCGAACATTCCGGCACCGGAACTGGGCGCCGCCGTGATCCGTCGCCTGTTGGAACAGACCGGCCTGGACCCCGCCGAAGTGGATGAAGTGATCCTCGGCCAAGTGCTCACCGCAGGCAGCGGCCAGAACCCGGCGCGCCAGGCTTCGATCCTTGCCGGCCTGCCTCATGCTGTGCCGAGCCTGACCTTGAACAAAGTCTGCGGCTCGGGCCTCAAGGCCCTGCACCTGGGCGCCCAGGCCATCCGTTGCGGTGACGCCGAGGTGATCATCGCCGGCGGCATGGAGAACATGAGCCTGGCTCCGTATGTGCTGCCCGCCGCGCGCACCGGTTTGCGCATGGGCCACGCCAAAATGGTCGACAGCATGATCACCGACGGTCTGTGGGATGCGTTCAACGATTACCACATGGGCATCACCGCCGAGAACCTGGTGGACAAGTACGGCATCAGCCGTGAAGCCCAGGATGCGTTCGCTGCGGCGTCTCAGCAAAAAGCCGCTGCTGCTATTGAAGCAGGCCGCTTTGTCGATGAGATCACCCCGATCCTGATTCCCCAGCGTAAAGGCGATCCTGTGGCCTTCGCTGTGGATGAACAGCCTCGCGCCGGCACCACTGCCGAGTCATTGGCCAAGCTCAAACCGGCGTTCAAGAAAGACGGCAGCGTCACCGCCGGCAACGCTTCCAGCCTCAACGACGGCGCCGCTGCGGTGCTGCTGATGAGTGCCGACAAGGCCAAGACCCTCGGTTTGCCAGTGCTGGCACGTATCGCCAGCTATGCCAACGCCGGCGTCGACCCCGCCATCATGGGCATTGGCCCGGTCTCGGCCACCCGCCGGTGCCTGGACAAAGCCGGTTGGAGCCTGGGCGACCTGGACCTGATCGAAGCCAACGAAGCCTTCGCCGCGCAATCCCTGGCAGTGGGCAAAGAGCTGGAATGGGACGCCGATAAGGTCAACGTCAACGGCGGCGCCATCGCCATTGGCCACCCGATTGGTGCCTCAGGCTGCCGCGTGCTGGTGACGCTGCTGCATGAAATGATCAAACGCGATGCCAAGAAAGGCCTGGCGACCCTGTGCATCGGTGGCGGCCAGGGTGTAGCCCTCGCCCTCGAACGCAACTGA
- a CDS encoding PaaI family thioesterase has protein sequence MITHAVPEGFVSLPRSSPLLDLLGPAYCRGEGLQLEIGLRADNRHANGRGTVHGGVLATLADIGMGYAMAFSSEPPLPLITASMTLDYLGAVQVGEWIVVRLEHHKRGRQMAFATVSLQVGEKVGEKVGEKVGEKVVARANAVFAVPQSDRQ, from the coding sequence ATGATCACTCACGCCGTACCTGAAGGTTTTGTTTCATTGCCCCGCAGCAGTCCATTGCTGGATCTGCTCGGCCCGGCCTATTGCCGAGGGGAGGGCCTGCAACTGGAGATCGGCCTGCGTGCCGACAATCGCCACGCCAATGGACGCGGCACCGTGCATGGGGGCGTGTTGGCGACCCTGGCGGACATCGGCATGGGTTACGCGATGGCCTTTTCCAGCGAGCCGCCACTGCCGTTGATTACTGCGAGCATGACCTTGGATTACCTGGGGGCGGTGCAGGTCGGGGAGTGGATTGTAGTGCGGTTGGAGCATCACAAGCGGGGGCGGCAGATGGCGTTTGCCACGGTGAGCTTGCAGGTGGGGGAGAAGGTGGGGGAGAAGGTGGGGGAGAAGGTGGGGGAGAAGGTGGTGGCGCGGGCGAATGCGGTGTTTGCGGTGCCCCAATCCGACAGGCAATAA
- a CDS encoding CoA transferase subunit B, which translates to MALTREQMAQRVAREMQDGYYVNLGIGIPTLVANYIPEGMEVMLQSENGLLGMGPFPTEETIDADMINAGKQTVTARIGASIFSSAESFAMIRGGHVDLTVLGAFEVDVQGNIASWMIPGKLVKGMGGAMDLVAGAENIIVIMTHASKDGESKLLSQCSLPLTGANCIKRVLTDLAYLEIENGAFVLKERAPGVSVEEIVSKTAGKLIVPDHVPEMHFQ; encoded by the coding sequence ATGGCTCTTACCCGCGAACAAATGGCTCAACGCGTCGCCCGCGAAATGCAGGACGGTTACTACGTCAACCTGGGCATCGGCATTCCGACCCTGGTGGCCAACTACATCCCCGAAGGCATGGAAGTGATGCTGCAATCGGAAAACGGCCTGCTTGGCATGGGACCATTCCCGACCGAAGAGACAATTGATGCCGACATGATCAACGCCGGCAAGCAGACCGTGACCGCACGTATCGGTGCGTCGATCTTCTCTTCCGCCGAGTCCTTCGCGATGATCCGTGGTGGCCACGTCGACCTCACCGTACTCGGCGCATTCGAAGTCGACGTGCAAGGCAACATTGCCTCTTGGATGATCCCCGGCAAGCTGGTCAAAGGCATGGGCGGCGCCATGGACCTGGTGGCCGGTGCAGAAAACATCATCGTGATCATGACCCACGCCTCCAAGGACGGTGAGTCCAAACTGCTCAGCCAGTGCAGCCTGCCGCTGACCGGCGCCAACTGCATCAAGCGTGTATTGACCGACCTGGCGTACCTGGAAATCGAAAATGGCGCTTTTGTCCTCAAGGAACGCGCACCTGGCGTCAGCGTTGAAGAGATTGTGAGCAAGACCGCCGGTAAACTGATCGTCCCGGACCACGTTCCAGAAATGCACTTCCAGTGA
- a CDS encoding CoA transferase subunit A: MAGFDKRVASYEEALAGLEDGMTVLSGGFGLCGIPENLIAEIKRKGTRDLTVVSNNCGVDGFGLGVLLEEKQISKVIASYVGENALFEKQLLSGEIEVVLTPQGTLAEKMRAGGAGIPAFFTATGVGTPVAEGKETREFNGRPYLMEESITGDFAIVKGWKADHFGNVIYRHTAQNFNPLAATAGKITVVEVEEIVEPGELDPAQIHTPGIYVDRIICGTFEKRIEQRTVRK; encoded by the coding sequence ATGGCAGGTTTCGATAAACGCGTGGCGTCCTATGAAGAAGCGCTGGCAGGCCTGGAAGATGGCATGACCGTGCTTTCCGGTGGCTTTGGCCTGTGCGGTATTCCGGAAAACCTCATCGCCGAGATCAAGCGCAAAGGCACCCGCGACCTGACCGTGGTATCCAACAACTGCGGCGTCGACGGCTTTGGCCTGGGCGTGCTGCTCGAAGAGAAGCAGATCAGCAAGGTGATCGCGTCCTACGTCGGCGAAAACGCGCTGTTCGAGAAGCAGTTGCTCAGCGGCGAAATCGAAGTGGTGCTGACCCCCCAAGGCACCCTGGCCGAAAAAATGCGCGCAGGCGGCGCCGGCATCCCGGCTTTCTTTACCGCCACCGGCGTCGGCACCCCAGTCGCCGAAGGCAAGGAGACCCGCGAATTCAACGGTCGCCCGTACCTGATGGAAGAATCCATTACCGGCGACTTCGCCATTGTCAAAGGCTGGAAAGCCGACCACTTCGGCAACGTCATCTACCGCCACACCGCCCAGAACTTCAACCCGCTGGCCGCCACCGCCGGCAAGATCACCGTGGTCGAAGTCGAGGAAATCGTCGAACCGGGCGAGCTGGACCCGGCGCAGATCCACACCCCTGGCATCTACGTCGACCGGATCATCTGCGGCACGTTCGAGAAGCGCATCGAACAGCGCACCGTGCGCAAATAA
- a CDS encoding DUF1615 domain-containing protein has product MYPSRLILCLATLLVLAGCSTTRNPQQPERSEAEVKAQIVRLLPAKVPDRNGWAQDIYTAFDTQKIYPSTENICAVLAVTEQESTYQVDPPVPNMGKIAQDEILRRAGKIHVPAFVVRSALQLRSPTGKTYADRLSAARTEKDLSGIFDDFISMVPLGNTLFGGFNPVHTAGPMQVSIDFAQKQARGYPYTVDGSIRREVFTRRGGMYFGIAHLLGYPVNYDQPLYRFADFNAGWYASRNAAFQAAVSRASGTELALDGDLIRYGSLLPGTTELAVRSLGGKLDMRNPSIRSQLEQGEQLDFEDTTLYKRVFALADKAAGKPMPRAILPGIVLKSPKITRNLTTAWFAKQVDERYQRCMKR; this is encoded by the coding sequence ATGTACCCAAGCCGACTGATCCTGTGCCTTGCCACTTTACTGGTACTGGCCGGTTGCTCTACCACACGCAACCCGCAACAGCCGGAACGCAGCGAGGCCGAGGTGAAGGCGCAGATTGTGCGCCTGCTGCCGGCCAAGGTGCCGGACCGCAATGGCTGGGCCCAGGACATCTACACCGCCTTCGACACCCAGAAAATCTACCCCAGCACGGAAAATATCTGTGCCGTGCTGGCGGTCACCGAGCAGGAGTCCACCTACCAGGTCGACCCGCCTGTGCCGAACATGGGCAAGATCGCCCAGGACGAGATCCTGCGGCGCGCCGGGAAAATCCACGTACCGGCCTTTGTCGTGCGCAGCGCGCTGCAACTGCGCTCGCCCACCGGCAAGACCTACGCCGACCGCCTGAGCGCGGCGCGCACGGAGAAGGACCTGAGCGGCATCTTCGACGACTTCATCAGCATGGTGCCCCTGGGCAACACACTGTTTGGCGGGTTCAACCCGGTGCACACCGCCGGCCCGATGCAGGTGAGTATCGACTTTGCGCAGAAACAGGCACGGGGTTATCCCTATACGGTGGACGGCAGTATTCGCCGCGAGGTATTCACCCGGCGTGGCGGCATGTACTTCGGCATTGCGCATTTGCTCGGTTACCCGGTGAACTATGACCAGCCGCTGTACCGCTTTGCCGACTTCAATGCCGGTTGGTACGCCAGCCGCAATGCCGCGTTCCAGGCGGCTGTCAGCCGCGCCTCGGGCACCGAGTTGGCGCTGGATGGGGATTTGATTCGCTACGGTTCATTGCTCCCCGGCACCACCGAATTGGCAGTGCGTTCATTGGGCGGGAAGCTGGATATGCGCAACCCCAGCATCCGCAGTCAACTGGAGCAGGGCGAGCAACTGGATTTCGAGGACACCACCCTCTACAAGCGCGTGTTTGCCCTGGCCGACAAGGCCGCGGGCAAACCGATGCCACGGGCGATCCTGCCGGGCATCGTGCTCAAGAGCCCCAAGATCACTCGCAACCTCACCACGGCGTGGTTCGCCAAGCAGGTGGATGAGCGTTATCAGCGGTGCATGAAGCGCTGA
- a CDS encoding LysR family transcriptional regulator — protein MTVKQMRAFLAVAQSLSFAAACERLHLSQSALSLTIKGLEEGLGGRLFSRNTRNVALTPEGESLLPLARRLIADWDNAEDELRQRFTLQRGRVTVAAMPSFAGNLLPPILKIFRARYPQVNVTVHDLINEQVLEMVRDRQVELGVAFEPAEGSSLAFTPLYLDRFIAVVPGDSPLAACAEIDWITLLEQPFITLQRPSTVRVMLEEHLGALQMKLPVALESHQLATVGKMVASGLGVSAVPALCARQMEEAGAHCITLSDPVIERPIGVLTKPGHELSAAAQVLFDIFRDEAAKGRFPALL, from the coding sequence ATGACAGTTAAACAGATGCGGGCGTTTCTCGCCGTGGCCCAAAGCCTGAGTTTTGCCGCCGCCTGTGAGCGCCTGCACCTTTCCCAGTCGGCGCTGAGCCTGACCATCAAGGGCCTGGAAGAAGGCCTGGGCGGGCGCCTGTTCAGCCGCAATACGCGCAATGTCGCGCTGACCCCTGAAGGTGAATCCCTGCTGCCCCTGGCTCGCCGGTTGATTGCCGATTGGGACAACGCCGAGGACGAACTGCGCCAGCGCTTCACCCTGCAGCGTGGGCGGGTCACGGTGGCGGCGATGCCCTCGTTTGCGGGCAACCTGTTGCCACCGATCCTGAAGATATTCCGCGCCCGGTACCCGCAGGTGAATGTCACGGTGCATGACTTGATCAACGAGCAAGTGCTGGAGATGGTGCGCGACCGGCAGGTGGAACTGGGCGTAGCGTTTGAGCCTGCTGAAGGTTCATCACTGGCGTTTACGCCGTTGTACCTCGATCGCTTCATCGCCGTGGTGCCGGGTGATTCGCCCTTGGCTGCCTGCGCCGAAATCGATTGGATAACCTTGCTGGAGCAGCCATTTATCACGTTGCAACGACCGTCGACAGTACGGGTGATGCTGGAAGAACACTTGGGCGCTTTACAGATGAAGTTACCGGTCGCCCTGGAAAGCCATCAGCTGGCGACAGTGGGCAAGATGGTCGCGAGTGGTTTGGGCGTCAGCGCGGTGCCGGCGTTGTGCGCACGCCAAATGGAGGAGGCGGGCGCCCATTGCATTACCTTGAGCGATCCGGTGATCGAACGGCCGATTGGTGTGCTGACCAAGCCAGGGCATGAACTCTCGGCAGCGGCGCAAGTATTGTTTGATATTTTCCGGGATGAAGCGGCAAAAGGGCGGTTTCCGGCATTGTTATAA